A single Sporosarcina sp. FSL W8-0480 DNA region contains:
- a CDS encoding Veg family protein — translation MPKTLADIKKSLDAHLGKRLHLRANGGRKKTIERAGVLRETYRAVFVVELDQDENAFERVSYSYADILTEAVEITVLDDGDATAFSIK, via the coding sequence GTGCCAAAAACATTAGCGGACATTAAGAAGTCATTGGATGCTCACTTAGGGAAACGTTTGCATTTAAGGGCAAACGGCGGCCGTAAGAAAACAATCGAACGTGCCGGAGTCCTGCGTGAGACGTATCGGGCAGTTTTTGTTGTAGAACTGGACCAGGACGAAAATGCTTTTGAAAGGGTATCTTACAGCTACGCGGATATTTTGACAGAAGCTGTCGAAATAACAGTTCTGGATGATGGAGACGCAACCGCGTTTAGCATCAAGTAG
- the glmU gene encoding bifunctional UDP-N-acetylglucosamine diphosphorylase/glucosamine-1-phosphate N-acetyltransferase GlmU, translating into MTNTYAIVLAAGQGTRMKSDLYKVLHPVCGKPMVEHVVDHVIGIGADKIVTIVGHGAEKVEETLGGKSEYALQTEQLGTAHAVQQAENQLGDLDGVTIVVCGDTPLIKSETMQALIAHHSETDAKATILTANAEDPTGYGRIIRDAEGNVLRNVEHKDASTEERSVTEINTGTYCFDNRALFDALKKVKNDNAQGEYYLPDVIGILRAENARISAYVTNDFSETIGVNDRVVLSEAEKVMRQRIAERHMREGVTIIDPNSTYISANTTIGRDTVLQPNTIIEGQTVIGEKCIIGPNSHIVNSTIGNQTTVHSSVIRDSNIGSSTAIGPFAHIRPDSNLSDNVKIGNFVEVKKSRLGEGSKVSHLSYIGDAEVGTQVNIGCGTITVNYDGKNKNTTTIEDGAFVGCNSNLIAPVKIGKGAYVAAGSTITKDVPESSLAIGRARQENKEGYATKLNLN; encoded by the coding sequence ATGACGAATACATATGCCATCGTCCTTGCTGCAGGACAAGGAACGAGAATGAAATCGGATTTATATAAAGTATTGCACCCGGTTTGTGGAAAACCGATGGTCGAACACGTTGTCGACCATGTAATCGGAATCGGGGCCGACAAAATCGTAACGATTGTAGGCCATGGCGCGGAAAAGGTTGAAGAAACGCTTGGTGGGAAAAGCGAGTATGCCTTACAGACAGAACAGCTTGGAACTGCCCATGCGGTTCAGCAGGCGGAAAATCAGTTAGGGGATTTGGATGGAGTAACCATCGTCGTTTGTGGAGATACTCCACTTATCAAATCGGAAACAATGCAAGCTCTTATTGCTCATCATTCCGAAACAGATGCCAAAGCAACTATCCTCACTGCCAACGCTGAAGACCCGACTGGCTATGGACGTATCATTCGGGATGCAGAAGGAAATGTCCTTCGCAATGTCGAGCACAAGGATGCTTCGACCGAAGAAAGATCCGTTACCGAAATCAATACAGGTACATACTGTTTTGATAACCGTGCATTGTTCGACGCTTTGAAAAAAGTGAAAAACGATAATGCACAGGGAGAATACTATCTGCCGGATGTCATTGGTATCTTAAGGGCCGAGAATGCTCGGATTTCAGCATATGTAACGAATGATTTCAGCGAAACGATTGGTGTCAATGACAGAGTCGTTCTATCGGAGGCTGAAAAGGTAATGCGCCAACGGATTGCCGAACGTCATATGCGTGAAGGCGTTACTATTATCGACCCTAACAGCACATATATAAGTGCGAATACTACCATCGGCAGGGATACGGTGCTCCAACCTAATACGATTATCGAAGGACAAACAGTTATCGGTGAAAAATGCATAATCGGACCGAATAGCCATATTGTCAACAGCACAATCGGCAATCAGACAACCGTTCATTCGTCAGTCATACGAGACAGCAACATTGGTTCTAGTACGGCAATAGGCCCGTTCGCTCATATCCGTCCGGATTCCAATCTCAGCGACAATGTAAAAATCGGCAATTTTGTCGAAGTTAAAAAGTCAAGGTTAGGTGAAGGGAGCAAGGTCTCCCACCTCAGCTATATCGGAGATGCTGAAGTTGGTACACAAGTTAATATCGGTTGTGGAACAATCACTGTGAATTATGATGGTAAGAATAAAAATACCACGACAATCGAAGACGGTGCATTTGTTGGGTGCAATTCGAACTTAATTGCACCGGTTAAAATTGGAAAAGGTGCTTATGTAGCCGCTGGATCCACAATAACTAAAGATGTCCCAGAAAGTTCACTTGCAATTGGACGCGCTCGCCAGGAGAATAAAGAAGGATACGCAACAAAATTAAATCTTAATTAA
- a CDS encoding small, acid-soluble spore protein, alpha/beta type: MARRRSIMSEHLKEEIAKELGFYDVVQREGWGGIKSRDAGNMVKHAIQMAERGMAEKRNNS, translated from the coding sequence ATGGCCAGAAGACGAAGTATAATGTCCGAGCACTTGAAGGAAGAGATTGCGAAAGAGCTAGGCTTTTACGATGTTGTTCAGCGGGAAGGTTGGGGAGGAATCAAATCACGGGATGCCGGTAATATGGTGAAACATGCCATTCAAATGGCTGAACGCGGAATGGCGGAAAAAAGAAACAATAGCTAA
- the spoVG gene encoding septation regulator SpoVG, producing the protein MEVTDVRLRKVETDGRMRAIASITLDGEFVVHDIRVIEGNDGLFVAMPSKRTPEGDFRDVAHPINTSARMKVQEAVLSAYHMVEEKGVLEEAGA; encoded by the coding sequence ATGGAAGTAACAGACGTGAGATTAAGAAAGGTTGAAACAGATGGCAGAATGAGAGCTATCGCTTCGATTACCTTGGATGGGGAATTTGTCGTACATGATATCCGGGTCATTGAAGGAAATGATGGGTTATTCGTTGCTATGCCAAGCAAGCGGACTCCCGAAGGTGATTTTCGTGATGTGGCGCATCCCATCAACACATCGGCAAGAATGAAGGTTCAAGAAGCGGTTCTATCCGCCTACCATATGGTTGAAGAAAAAGGGGTATTGGAAGAAGCCGGCGCTTAA
- a CDS encoding 50S ribosomal protein L25/general stress protein Ctc: MSTAIQSKPRETKTRSALSALRNEGYIPSVVYGYKTESTPIAVKERDLMSTLRESGRNGVIKLEVNGQQLNVVLSDYQEDALKGEIRHADFLAINMTEELEVDVTVNLVGESVGQKEGGILQQPNHEVKIKVKPSDIPEAFDVDIAELQIGETISVGDIRAKSKFEIMNDDDYALVVISSPRSEDTDEDNLPDAESQPELVGEDQGDSGDN, encoded by the coding sequence ATGAGTACAGCAATTCAGTCGAAACCAAGAGAAACGAAAACGAGATCTGCTTTATCAGCATTAAGAAACGAAGGGTACATCCCTTCGGTAGTTTATGGATATAAAACCGAATCTACCCCGATCGCCGTTAAAGAGCGTGATTTAATGAGCACACTACGTGAATCGGGACGAAACGGAGTCATCAAGCTTGAAGTTAATGGTCAACAATTGAATGTCGTATTAAGCGATTACCAGGAGGATGCACTAAAAGGCGAAATCCGTCATGCGGACTTCTTGGCGATCAATATGACAGAAGAGCTTGAAGTGGACGTAACGGTGAACCTTGTGGGTGAATCGGTAGGTCAAAAGGAAGGCGGCATCCTCCAACAGCCGAACCATGAAGTGAAAATTAAAGTAAAACCTTCAGATATACCTGAAGCGTTTGATGTCGATATTGCCGAGTTGCAAATCGGTGAAACAATTTCAGTTGGAGATATTCGAGCGAAATCGAAATTTGAAATTATGAACGACGACGATTACGCACTTGTTGTCATCTCTTCACCTCGTTCAGAGGATACGGATGAGGACAATCTTCCGGATGCAGAATCACAACCGGAACTCGTTGGTGAAGACCAAGGAGATAGCGGCGATAATTAA
- a CDS encoding ribose-phosphate diphosphokinase yields the protein MANHYPNKKLKIFSLNSNESLAQEVADEIGLPLGKCSVKRFSDGEVQINIEESIRGCDVFVIQSTSNPVNDNLMELLIMIDALMRASARTINVVMPYYGYARQDRKARSREPITAKLVANLLEKAGADRVIAIDLHAPQIQGFFDIPIDHLVAEPILTEYFKSKGLEGNELVIVSPDHGGVTRARKMADRMKAPIAIIDKRRPRPNVAEVMSIVGNVEGKTAILIDDIIDTAGTITIAANAIIESGAKEVYACCTHPVLSGPAIERIDNSQIKELVITNSIELPESKKSPKIKQLSIAKLLGEAVIRVFEEKSVSTLFE from the coding sequence ATGGCTAATCATTATCCTAATAAAAAGTTAAAAATATTTTCACTTAACTCAAATGAATCACTTGCCCAAGAAGTGGCGGACGAAATCGGACTTCCACTTGGTAAGTGCTCTGTCAAACGTTTCAGCGACGGAGAAGTACAAATTAACATTGAAGAAAGTATCCGAGGCTGCGATGTCTTTGTTATCCAGTCCACCTCCAATCCTGTTAATGATAATTTAATGGAGCTTCTAATCATGATTGATGCACTGATGCGCGCATCAGCACGTACAATCAATGTTGTTATGCCATATTACGGCTACGCACGCCAAGATCGTAAAGCGCGTTCACGTGAGCCGATTACAGCTAAACTTGTAGCGAACTTGCTTGAAAAAGCGGGTGCTGACCGGGTAATCGCAATTGACTTACACGCGCCACAAATCCAAGGCTTCTTTGATATCCCAATCGATCATCTTGTAGCTGAACCGATTCTTACGGAATATTTCAAGAGCAAAGGTTTGGAAGGAAACGAACTTGTCATCGTTTCCCCGGATCATGGCGGTGTTACACGTGCACGTAAAATGGCTGACCGCATGAAAGCACCAATCGCGATCATTGACAAACGACGTCCACGTCCAAACGTTGCAGAAGTGATGAGTATAGTAGGAAACGTTGAAGGAAAGACAGCCATCCTTATCGACGATATCATTGATACAGCCGGAACGATCACAATCGCAGCGAACGCGATTATCGAAAGTGGTGCTAAGGAAGTTTACGCTTGCTGCACGCATCCGGTGCTATCCGGTCCTGCCATCGAAAGAATCGACAATTCTCAAATCAAGGAATTGGTCATTACGAATTCAATTGAATTGCCGGAAAGCAAAAAATCTCCGAAAATCAAACAATTGTCAATCGCCAAGCTTTTGGGCGAAGCGGTCATTCGTGTATTTGAAGAGAAATCTGTAAGCACATTGTTTGAATAA
- a CDS encoding TatD family hydrolase → MYIDTHVHLNANQYEEDVKEVIERALEANVKKMVVVGFDRITIEKAMELAENYPFIYAVVGWHPVDAIDCTDEDLKWIETLAAHPKVVGIGETGLDYYWDKSPKDIQQELFRKQIRLAQKVNLPIIIHNRDATGDVVRILKEEDARITGGIMHCYGGSVETAKECIDMNFLISLGGPVTFKNAKMPKQVATEISLDHLLIETDAPYLTPHPYRGKRNEPALVTLVAEEIAHLKGLSVEEVAKRTTENAMKIFRISE, encoded by the coding sequence ATGTATATTGATACACATGTCCATTTAAATGCAAATCAGTATGAAGAAGACGTCAAGGAGGTCATTGAACGGGCGCTTGAAGCAAATGTAAAAAAGATGGTCGTCGTCGGCTTTGACCGAATTACCATTGAAAAGGCGATGGAGTTAGCGGAAAACTATCCGTTCATCTATGCAGTAGTTGGTTGGCATCCAGTTGATGCTATTGATTGTACAGATGAAGACTTGAAATGGATTGAAACCCTTGCTGCTCATCCGAAAGTTGTTGGCATTGGAGAGACGGGCTTGGATTATTATTGGGATAAATCGCCAAAGGACATTCAGCAGGAGCTGTTCAGAAAGCAAATCCGTCTGGCTCAAAAAGTCAATCTTCCCATCATCATCCATAATCGGGACGCTACAGGGGACGTTGTCCGTATTTTAAAAGAGGAAGATGCAAGGATAACCGGTGGAATCATGCATTGTTACGGTGGAAGTGTGGAAACGGCAAAAGAATGTATCGATATGAATTTTTTGATATCCCTCGGCGGTCCTGTCACTTTCAAAAATGCGAAAATGCCGAAGCAAGTTGCAACGGAAATTTCATTAGATCATTTATTGATTGAAACGGATGCGCCTTACCTTACCCCTCACCCATACCGTGGGAAAAGAAATGAACCTGCATTGGTCACATTGGTAGCTGAAGAGATCGCTCACCTTAAGGGATTGTCGGTTGAAGAAGTGGCGAAAAGGACGACTGAAAATGCCATGAAAATCTTTAGGATTTCAGAGTGA
- the ispE gene encoding 4-(cytidine 5'-diphospho)-2-C-methyl-D-erythritol kinase codes for MLYEKAPAKINLTLDVLHKRDDGFHEVEMIMTTVDLADQVWLRPAHDGLITIKVSEQFVPHDRKNLAYQAADLLRKQFNIREGVEITLNKKIPVAAGLAGGSSDAAATLRGLNRLWNLQLSVEELAEIGAKIGSDVSFCVHGGTALAKGRGEKIQHLPAPPNCWVILAKPAISVSTADIYKNLDLSSIEHPDTAGMLDALQSGDYNKMCSTLGNVLEPVTMKLHPQVVILKKKMEQFGADAVLMSGSGPTVFGFVRQEARVSRIYNGLKGFCREVHAVRMTGERFILD; via the coding sequence ATGTTATATGAAAAGGCACCAGCAAAAATCAACCTGACGCTTGATGTCCTACATAAACGTGACGACGGCTTCCACGAAGTCGAAATGATCATGACGACAGTCGATTTGGCAGATCAGGTATGGCTACGCCCGGCACATGACGGATTAATCACGATAAAAGTGTCCGAGCAATTTGTGCCTCACGATCGAAAAAATCTGGCCTATCAGGCTGCCGACCTACTTAGAAAACAATTTAATATCCGTGAAGGGGTCGAAATTACATTAAATAAGAAAATTCCAGTGGCTGCTGGTCTTGCGGGCGGAAGTTCAGACGCTGCAGCCACACTTCGAGGACTCAATAGACTTTGGAACCTTCAACTTAGTGTTGAGGAATTGGCCGAAATAGGAGCCAAAATAGGTTCAGACGTGTCTTTCTGTGTTCATGGTGGTACAGCACTTGCGAAAGGACGAGGGGAAAAAATACAGCATCTTCCGGCACCGCCAAATTGCTGGGTGATTCTTGCGAAGCCGGCGATTTCCGTCTCTACTGCAGATATTTATAAAAACTTGGATCTCTCATCCATCGAGCATCCTGATACAGCAGGTATGTTGGATGCATTGCAATCTGGAGATTACAATAAAATGTGCAGCACTTTAGGAAATGTACTGGAACCGGTAACGATGAAGCTACATCCACAAGTCGTCATCCTCAAAAAGAAAATGGAGCAATTCGGAGCAGACGCGGTTTTAATGAGCGGAAGCGGTCCGACAGTGTTCGGTTTCGTAAGACAAGAAGCTCGTGTCTCAAGGATATATAATGGACTGAAAGGCTTCTGTAGGGAAGTTCATGCAGTAAGGATGACGGGCGAACGTTTTATCCTTGATTAA
- a CDS encoding RidA family protein: protein MNYVATENAPKAIGPYAQAVKVNGFVYTSGQLPMTPDGLLLEGTIEEQTNQVFANLKAVLEEAGSSLDKVIKATVFIKDMNQFAALNDVYAQHFGSHTPARSTVEVARLPKDASVEIEVIALAD, encoded by the coding sequence ATGAATTATGTAGCTACAGAAAATGCACCAAAAGCAATTGGACCGTATGCACAGGCTGTAAAGGTAAACGGGTTTGTGTATACATCTGGGCAATTACCGATGACTCCGGACGGGTTGCTTCTTGAAGGAACGATTGAAGAGCAAACAAACCAAGTTTTTGCGAACTTGAAGGCTGTATTGGAAGAAGCCGGATCATCACTTGATAAGGTTATTAAAGCAACGGTGTTCATTAAAGATATGAATCAGTTCGCTGCTTTGAATGACGTCTATGCACAACATTTCGGCTCACATACACCTGCCCGTTCAACAGTAGAGGTGGCACGACTTCCAAAAGACGCATCTGTCGAAATAGAAGTAATCGCTCTTGCAGATTAA
- the rnmV gene encoding ribonuclease M5 — MKIKEIIVVEGKSDTVAIKRATGADTIETNGSAINEDTLNQIRHAQETRGVIVFTDPDYPGRRIRAIIEESIPGVKHAFLHKSKTIAKNGQKLGIEHAKDEDIRGALEAVYSIDEQAKEEIPLAFLLDARLIGHVDAKSRRDRLSELLNIGQVNGKGLKKRLEMFRIGQHQLMEALKVLQEEDDYE; from the coding sequence GTGAAGATAAAGGAAATTATTGTTGTTGAAGGGAAATCAGACACCGTTGCAATCAAAAGAGCAACAGGGGCAGATACGATTGAAACAAACGGTTCAGCAATCAATGAGGATACATTGAATCAGATACGCCATGCACAGGAAACGAGAGGGGTTATCGTATTTACCGATCCTGACTATCCGGGTCGAAGAATCAGAGCCATTATCGAGGAAAGTATCCCTGGGGTTAAACATGCATTTTTGCATAAATCGAAAACAATCGCAAAAAATGGTCAAAAGTTAGGGATTGAACATGCAAAGGATGAAGATATAAGAGGTGCACTTGAAGCTGTTTATTCAATTGACGAGCAGGCTAAAGAAGAGATTCCATTGGCATTCCTCTTGGATGCAAGGTTGATAGGTCATGTAGATGCAAAGAGCAGGCGCGATCGGTTGAGCGAGTTATTAAATATAGGGCAAGTGAATGGTAAAGGATTGAAAAAGAGGCTTGAAATGTTCCGGATTGGGCAACATCAATTAATGGAGGCATTGAAAGTCCTGCAAGAGGAGGATGACTATGAATAA
- the rsmA gene encoding 16S rRNA (adenine(1518)-N(6)/adenine(1519)-N(6))-dimethyltransferase RsmA, which translates to MNKDIATPARTKEILDKHGFSFKKSLGQNFLIDPNILRNIVSHADLTDRTGVIEVGPGIGALTEHLTRSAKKVVAFEIDQRLLPVLEDTLSPYNNVEIINQDILEADLMGVIEKQFKGFDDIVVVANLPYYVTTPIIMKFLLGKVPIRAMVIMMQKEVADRITASPSTKAYGSLSIAVQYYMDAEVSMIVPKTVFVPQPNVESAVLKLTKKSEPPVEVIDEDFLFEVARGSFVQRRKTLLNNLQSSMKNGKEKKEQILQAFERIGIDPGRRGETLSIEEFGKLANALYADFKES; encoded by the coding sequence ATGAATAAGGATATTGCAACACCTGCAAGAACGAAGGAGATTTTAGATAAACACGGTTTTTCATTCAAAAAGAGTTTAGGCCAAAACTTTTTAATCGACCCAAATATCTTACGAAATATCGTATCCCATGCCGATTTGACGGATCGGACTGGAGTTATTGAAGTAGGTCCTGGTATCGGGGCGTTAACAGAGCACCTAACAAGATCTGCAAAAAAGGTCGTAGCGTTTGAAATCGATCAACGACTTCTACCGGTATTGGAAGATACTTTATCGCCTTATAATAATGTTGAAATCATTAACCAGGACATTTTAGAGGCGGATTTAATGGGGGTCATCGAGAAACAATTTAAAGGGTTTGACGATATTGTTGTGGTGGCAAACCTTCCATATTACGTGACAACACCTATAATTATGAAATTCCTTTTAGGCAAAGTTCCGATACGCGCTATGGTCATCATGATGCAAAAGGAAGTGGCGGATCGCATAACAGCATCACCAAGCACGAAAGCATATGGCTCCCTGTCAATTGCTGTTCAATATTACATGGATGCCGAAGTATCGATGATTGTGCCGAAGACTGTATTTGTTCCGCAACCGAATGTCGAATCAGCGGTTCTCAAATTGACAAAAAAATCGGAGCCTCCTGTCGAGGTTATCGATGAAGATTTTCTATTTGAAGTGGCCAGAGGTTCTTTTGTACAGCGCCGTAAGACGTTGCTAAACAATCTCCAATCTTCTATGAAGAATGGCAAGGAGAAGAAAGAACAAATCCTTCAAGCGTTTGAACGCATCGGTATAGACCCCGGGAGAAGGGGAGAGACTTTGTCCATCGAGGAATTCGGCAAATTGGCGAATGCACTTTATGCGGATTTCAAAGAATCTTGA
- the purR gene encoding pur operon repressor — translation MKWKRSERLVDMTRHLLENPHTLIPLTYFSERYQAAKSSISEDLSIVKETFEENGTGKLVTVSGAAGGVKYIPRVSESEVREVMSVIKESLGRSDRLLPGGYLYMTDFLGDPKIMDRIGKVFASAFGDMEIDVIMTVATKGISIAHAIARHLNVPVVIVRRDSKVTEGSTVSINYVSGSTRRIQTMLLSKRSMKSGQRVLITDDFMKAGGTMAGMKNLLEEFDCVLAGIAVLVEAEHTEEVLVDDYLSLVKLRTMNEKDRTIELEEGNYFTKGGNEG, via the coding sequence TTGAAGTGGAAAAGGAGCGAAAGGCTTGTCGATATGACTCGTCATCTACTGGAAAACCCGCACACACTCATCCCGTTGACTTACTTTTCCGAGCGTTACCAGGCTGCAAAGTCATCCATCAGTGAAGACTTATCAATTGTCAAAGAGACTTTTGAAGAGAACGGAACAGGCAAACTGGTTACTGTTTCAGGCGCTGCGGGTGGAGTGAAGTATATCCCGCGTGTCAGCGAATCAGAAGTCCGGGAAGTGATGTCGGTGATTAAGGAAAGTCTTGGTCGATCGGATCGCCTTCTACCCGGGGGTTATTTATATATGACGGATTTCCTAGGGGATCCGAAAATTATGGACCGTATCGGAAAAGTATTTGCATCTGCTTTCGGGGATATGGAAATCGATGTAATCATGACAGTTGCTACGAAAGGTATTTCCATTGCACATGCGATTGCACGTCATTTGAATGTGCCGGTCGTCATTGTCCGAAGGGATAGCAAAGTGACTGAGGGATCCACTGTCAGCATTAACTATGTATCTGGTTCTACACGAAGAATTCAGACAATGTTATTATCGAAAAGAAGCATGAAAAGCGGTCAAAGAGTTTTGATCACCGATGATTTCATGAAGGCCGGGGGAACAATGGCAGGCATGAAAAACTTATTGGAAGAATTCGATTGTGTACTTGCTGGGATTGCTGTACTTGTCGAAGCCGAACATACCGAGGAAGTACTTGTCGATGATTATTTGTCATTGGTCAAGCTTCGCACTATGAACGAAAAGGATCGGACGATTGAACTGGAAGAAGGGAATTATTTTACGAAGGGTGGAAATGAAGGATGA
- a CDS encoding ubiquitin-like domain-containing protein, which translates to MPKSTMKNLFFPSLRNRQIMITAFAFVLFVAVISLVLYTGTKKSVTLQVNGEKIEIKTSAHTVGQLLSNENIEVAEHDLVIPSVNTPIEEGLSVRWEQAKQVLIQLDGETKKVWTTDMNVGNILSSANVQLQEHDIVTPSQNSNLEEDRIIKVQKAFQLTLIDGGKEMPLWSTSTTVADFLKRENIQLNEHDKINGKMDDLVKPDSVVEVVRVEKVTDVVEEPTNFAVVTKSDAKLLKGREKVVQEGKKGSVERKFEVIKENGKEVSRTLLSERVIQEPQKKIVAVGSKVVVASASASTKKSKAVVSRGTSAPSGGKEFYVTATAYTAHCNGCTGKTATGIDLRSNPNLKVIAVDPDVIPLGSKVWVEGYGYAIAGDTGGAIKGKKIDLHMPTKSAANKFGRRQVKVKVID; encoded by the coding sequence ATGCCAAAAAGCACCATGAAAAATCTGTTCTTCCCATCATTGAGGAACCGACAAATAATGATAACTGCATTTGCATTTGTCCTATTTGTGGCGGTTATTTCCCTTGTTCTCTATACGGGAACGAAAAAATCGGTCACACTACAAGTGAACGGTGAGAAAATCGAAATTAAAACATCTGCACATACAGTTGGGCAACTTCTTTCTAACGAAAATATTGAAGTTGCCGAACATGATTTAGTAATACCCTCAGTGAATACACCAATCGAGGAAGGGTTATCGGTTAGGTGGGAACAGGCAAAACAAGTTTTGATTCAATTAGACGGGGAAACAAAAAAAGTTTGGACGACAGATATGAATGTTGGAAACATCCTATCCTCTGCTAACGTCCAACTTCAGGAACATGACATCGTCACACCAAGTCAAAACTCGAATCTTGAAGAAGATCGAATCATCAAGGTTCAAAAAGCGTTTCAGTTGACGCTTATCGATGGCGGAAAAGAGATGCCGTTATGGTCAACTTCGACTACGGTCGCTGACTTTTTAAAGAGAGAGAACATTCAACTGAATGAACATGACAAAATAAATGGGAAGATGGACGATTTGGTCAAGCCGGATTCCGTTGTCGAAGTCGTGCGAGTAGAAAAGGTCACCGATGTAGTGGAAGAACCAACAAATTTTGCGGTTGTAACGAAAAGTGACGCCAAATTGCTAAAGGGACGTGAAAAAGTCGTTCAAGAAGGCAAAAAGGGGTCAGTAGAGCGCAAGTTTGAAGTTATTAAAGAGAATGGCAAGGAAGTTTCTCGTACGTTATTAAGCGAAAGAGTCATTCAGGAACCGCAAAAGAAAATTGTAGCGGTCGGATCTAAAGTAGTAGTGGCAAGTGCATCTGCATCTACTAAAAAATCGAAAGCTGTGGTCTCCCGTGGGACATCCGCACCGTCCGGGGGCAAAGAGTTTTACGTTACTGCAACAGCATATACAGCACACTGCAATGGTTGTACAGGTAAAACGGCAACAGGCATCGATTTACGTTCCAATCCGAATCTAAAAGTTATTGCCGTCGATCCGGATGTCATTCCACTTGGTTCGAAGGTTTGGGTGGAAGGATACGGATATGCGATTGCTGGGGATACTGGCGGGGCTATAAAAGGTAAGAAGATTGATCTTCATATGCCGACAAAGTCAGCAGCTAATAAGTTTGGCCGCCGTCAGGTGAAGGTTAAAGTTATAGACTAA